In Bradysia coprophila strain Holo2 unplaced genomic scaffold, BU_Bcop_v1 contig_350, whole genome shotgun sequence, a genomic segment contains:
- the LOC119080915 gene encoding G-protein coupled receptor 52, which produces MYWMYKFRNVTNNATYDLTPIQAGFTSDFQMKHIEDFTKPVLILVLAVAIVFSNVLIIATIVNFRVGPTEIINHYLLSLAVADLLCGLLIVPLSVYPTITGDWEYGDFACRCVGYLEVTLWSVSVYTFMWISVDRYLAVRKPLRYETVQTKTRCQCWMAFTWISSALLCCPPLLGYSDPIFDNKAFICKLDWGNMAAYSATLAILVLGPSVISIVYNYGYIFIMMRRLKSGEPIHDKEYATALAENLANPSHAMSFALVAMFWVSWCPFISVRVYELFLGDIDMPILDFSIVWLGVLNSFWKVLIITAMSPQFRLALRVFCLTIFCKTKGRMQAELIGLDPDD; this is translated from the exons ATG TATTGGATGTACAAGTTTCGGAATGTTACAAATAATGCCACCTATGATCTCACACCAATTCAGGCTGGATTCACGTCAgactttcaaatgaaacatatTGAGGATTTTACCAAGCCCGTTCTAATACTAGTTTTGGCCGTAGCAATAGTATTCTCAAATGTGCTTATTATAGCGACAATTGTTAATTTCCGAG TTGGCCCCACGGAAATTATCAACCATTATTTATTATCGCTAGCCGTAGCTGATTTATTATGCGGTTTACTCATAGTTCCTCTGTCGGTATATCCCACAATAACAGGAGATTGGGAGTACGGCGATTTTGCGTGTCGTTGTGTGGGTTACCTGGAAGTTACCCTGTGGTCAGTTTCCGTTTACACGTTTATGTGGATATCTGTCGATAGATACTTGGCTGTTAGGAAACCTCTGCGATATGAAACTGTTCAAACGAAAACTAG GTGCCAATGCTGGATGGCATTCACATGGATATCATCCGCGTTACTTTGTTGTCCACCATTATTGGGCTACAGCGATCCGATTTTCGATAACAAAGCCTTTATCTGTAAACTAGATTGGGGAAATATGGCTGCATACAGTGCAACGCTTGCCATTTTAGTACTCGGTCCCAGCGTTATATCGATAGTTTACAATTACGGTTACATATTCATCATGATGCGAAGACTGAAATCGGGTGAACCTATACACGACAAAGAATATGCAACAGCGTTGGCCGAAAATCTGGCCAATCCCAGCCATGCCATGTCATTCGCATTGGTGGCAATGTTCTGGGTGTCGTGGTGTCCATTCATTTCGGTACGAGTATACGAACTATTTTTAGGCGATATCGATATgccaattttagattttagtaTTGTTTGGCTGGGTGTATTGAATTCGTTCTGGAAAGTGCTCATCATTACGGCGATGTCGCCACAGTTTCGATTGGCTTTGAGAGTGTTTTGTCTGACCATATTTTGCAAAACAAAGGGACGAATGCAGGCCGAATTGATTGGATTAGATCCGGATGATTGa